AGTGTCAGGCCGTCAACGCGTGCAACGCGTTGCTAGTATCCTAGGGCTATGCCCGTATATGAAGAACCGCCGGCTATGCCGGCGGGTCACTTTTTACTTGCTACCGATTTTTTTCTTTGTGAAAAGGCTTTTTGAAAGTATATTTAAGAGGCAAGTGTTGGGTGAGGATTGGATATGAAAAAACGTTTTGTAATCTCGAGTATTGTGGCTTTGTCGGCGTCGTTCGCGTTCGCCGACCCGCCGGCGAATTTTAGCGGTTGGGAAAAGGTATTCGAAGACAACTTCGACGGCACAAGCCTCGACAAGTCTAAATGGAACCCGACGTACAACTGGGGCCCCACTCACAACCACCGTGCCTATTGTGCCGAAGAGAACGTGATTGTCTCTGACGGTACGCTCAAACTTAAAGGCGAAAAGAAAAAGCACCCCGATGCTAGCGGCAGAACGGCCAAGTTCAACGGTAAAGAAATCCCGGTTGACTACACATCGGGTGCCATTGATACCAAGGGAAAATTTGAAGTCAAGTACGGTTATATCGAAGGCCGTTTCAAGGCTCCGTCGCAAAAGGGAACCTGGCCTGCCTTCTGGACACTGCAAGACGGCTGGCCTCCGGAAATTGATATTTTGGAAATTCCCGCTTCGCGCAAACAGCACCATTACTACTTGCATTACACCGACCCGAGCTGGTACAACAGTCACGGTTCGGCTTGGGACCACGAAGCTTCCTTCGGCGGTCATAAGGATGATGACGTGGATCGTTCCGCAGGATTCCACAACTACGGCGTGGAATGGGACGAAGGGACTCTCAGCTTTTACTTTGACGATAAAAAGTTCGCAAGCTACAATCGCCCGACCGAAATCAAGCAGCTCGCGGCGCAGTACATTATCGTGAACCTTGCTATTGGTGGCTGGGCTGGTGATGATATTGATATCACGACGGATAAGCCTGCGTATTTTGAAGCGGACTGGGTGCGCGTGTGGCAAGCTAAGCCTGCGAAACCCGATACGGTACGCATTTTCTCGATGAATTTTGGAACCTGCATGGTGCGGACGGCTGAAGATAAACTTGCGCTTGGCGATTGCAATGGCGACAATGCCGTCGCAACAATTACGCCGCTTTCTTCAACGACTTACCGCATCAACTTCGGTGACTTGTCGATTGATACTCCGAACGAGTCGACTGATGCCGGCATTACAATGGGCTTGTACAAGTGGAATGCGGGCGGACACCAGAAGGTCGTGATGGAAAAACAGTCCGGCTACGAAGGCTCCGTGGTGCGCATGAAGATGCAACACAGCAACATGTACTTGCGTGCAACGACGGATGGCGAACGCGTGGTGCAGAGCTGGTCCGATGACTGGGAATGGAACCAGATGTGGCGCCTGTTGCCGGATACGGCTACGGTCGATTCTGGCCGAACCGCACTCGGTAATTTTGCAAGCGTGTACGGAACCTCGGTGCATTATGCCGATGGACAGTTGTTTGTAGAACTGGCGAGTGCTTTCAAAAATGGGGCGACAGTTCGCGTTCTGGATTTGCAGGGCCGCGAAGTCATGCGCAAGCAGACTATGCACGGTGTTGCGTTGAATGTAGGTTCGTTGCCCGCCGGCTTATACCATGTCGCGGTAAGCGACGGCAAATGCGTTGATGTCAAACGGTTCAAGAAGTAGAACTTAGAACCAGTATCCGAGCGATGTGTTGGCGGTCGGGTAGACGCCGCCGTTAAAGTAGAGACTGCTGAGGAGCGTTGCTCCGAGAGAAACTTTCCAGTGGTTGTTAATCCACTTGGAGGCTCCGATGTATTGGCTCAATACGAAGGGTAAGTCAACGCGTGTCCTGAAACCGAAATCCTGCTCGATGGCGGGCAAGTAGATCATCGGCGAGTAGGAAAGAGCGAAACTGTTCCAGTAAAAAGAAGTGTAGGCGCCGCCACCAAGGCGTGCTTGCCATACGTACTTTTCTTTGAAATGCTTGACTTCGGAAGTTTCGGTGCAGCCGGTGCTTTTTGTATAGGTGGTACATTCGTAGTAGTCGAACGAAGCCTCGCCTAGGTCATAGAGTCCCAAATCAAAGTAAGCCCCCACTTCGAAATGTTTCTTGTTGATTCCGCCGGTGACGCGCGCGTATAGGCCGGGATCCAATCCGAGGGAGTAACCCCATGACAAGTCGCTACTCGATTTGAACAGGTGAGTGAATGCGAGCGAAACGGGGAACCGGTTTCGCTTGTAGCGGAAGTCCTTGATCTTGGTTCTTGACATGATGGTAAAATCGCCATCGTCAGAAACTAGGGGGTCAATGTCGCTTTCTTTCAGTCCGGTGTTGTGGACGTCCTTCATTTTCATTTCATCTTTCGTGGTATAGTTGAGCGAAAGAGAAAGTCCCTTGATCGAAGAGTTGTTCGGGAGTTCTTTGCCGATGCCGGTAAAATTGTCGGGAACACCGATTTCGAAGGTTCCTTGCGTCAGGTTGCCCTGCCTGTAGATAGGGTTGGTACAGCCCGTAAAGAGTACGGTGCAAGAGAGTCCTGCCAGCAGAGCTTTTAAGTGAAAATGCCTCATTGTTTCCTCTTCCCCCCGGAAGTGTTACACAACTTGAACGAGCAATCCCTTGAGGTACTGGCCTTCGGGGAAGGCTGTATTCACGGGGTGGTCGGCGGGTTGGCCGAAGCGTTCAATGATTTGAACGCGCCGATGTGCATCGGCGGCGGCATCCGCGATAATCTTCTGGAATAAGTCCATTTCCATAAGGCCCGAGCAGCTGAAGGTCGCGAGCATGCCGCCTTCGGCCAAGAGCTTCATGGCGAGCAGGTTGATGTCCTTGTAGCCGCGGGCACCCTTCTGGAGGTTGTCCTTGCTTTCTACGAACTTGGGCGGGTCCAGCACGATGAGGTCGAATGTTTCGGCCTTGTCGCGGCACTTGCGCAGATACTGGAACACGTCGGCTTCCACATGTGTGGCGTGAGCGGTGCTGAGCTTGTTGCGCATGATGCCTTCCTTGGCGAGCTTGAGAGCGTCCTTGGATACATCCACCTGATAAACTTTTTCGCAACCGCCGCGGAGAGCGTAGAGCCCGAAGCCGCCGGTATAGCAGAAACAGTTCAGAACCTTCTTGCCCTTGGAAATTTCGCCAATGCGGCGACGAGCATCGCGCTGGTCCAGGTAGTAACCGGTCTTGTGACCGTTCTTCACGTCGATGGGGAAGAGGATTCCGTTTTCGTTAATGATGACTGGTTCGTCCGGCACTTCGCCGTAGACGCAACCGGTGCGCAGCTGCAGGCCTTCTTTCTTGCGCACGTCGGAATCGCAGCGTTCGTAAATGCCGCGGCAGTGCGTCTTTTCGGCGAGCAGCTCGTAAATGTCTTTGCGGTGGACTTCGGCGCCGGCGGCGAGGATTTCCACGGAGTAAATGTCGGCGTACTTGTCGATGATGCAGCCTGGAATGCCGTCGTTCTCGGCGTTAATCAGGCGGAAGGCGGATTCCTTGTCATCGATGTCAAAGCCGCGGCTCTTGCGTGCAGCGATCGCGCGGTCGAGCAAGTCGCTAAAAAATTCGCGGTCAATGTTTGCCTTTTCGCCGAACGTCCAGAAGCGCCCGCGGATCTGGGACTTGGGCGAGTACGCCGCAAGACCCAGAAAGTCGCTCTTGTAGCTGTAAACTTCAACGGTGTCGCCAAGTTCCGGGTCGCCGATGACTTCGTCAACGGCTCCGCTAAAAATCCAGGGGTGATAACGCAGTGCGGACTTTTCGCGTCCGGCTTTCAAGGTAATTGCTTTCATGGATTCAAATTTAGAAATAATGTAGACTTTTGAAGATGCTCTCTTTTTCTATCTTTGGGCCCATACCTCAAAGCGCCAAAGGCGCGACCTCATACCTAAGATGTTTGAATCGCTATTTGACAAATACCCCTTCTTTAGAGCGGTGCCCTGCGTGCTCTGCATGGCGATCATTTTTAAGATTTCTTCGCTGACGAATGAACAGCTGCAGGATTTTCCGCATATTTGGGATAAACTGGCCCACTTTTGCGAATACGCAACGCTTGCCGGTTGCTATGCTATGCTCTGGACTCGGGGCGAATGGTCCAAGCGCCAGTGGCTGCGTGTGCTTGTGGTAGGTGTACTCGCTTTGATTTACGGCTGTACCGACGAATACCACCAGAGTTTTGTGGAAGGCCGCGACAGCAGCGTGCTTGACTTGGTGGCTGACTTGACCGGTGGACTCACGGGCGGCATTGTTTACGCCGTTGTCACGCGAATCTTGAATCGCTTTGACCCGGTGCCGGAAGAAAAAGTAGACAGTAGGCCGTAGGAAGTAGACAGTGTCATCCTGAGTCCTGAAACGAGTTCAGGATAAACAAGTCGAAGGATCCTTACTCAAATTCTCCGAGTAATATTATTTCGCGGTGCAGTTGGATGCCGAATTTCTCGGCAACTCTTGCCTGCACGAATTTGCTTAAATTCATGATGTCTGCGGCGGTTGCTCCACCCACGTTTACGATGAAGTTCGCATGTACGGTGCTGACTTCGGCACCACCCATGCGGTAGCCCTTGAGGCCTGTCTGCTCAATGTAATAGCCCGGCGCAATTTGTGTGGGTGTGTCGGCGGCTCCGGCGGAAAGGCGCTTGAAGGTGGAGCCTGCATTCGGCATGTTCAGCGGCTGGCTTGCCTTGCGCTTCGCCATACATTCGGCGAGTTCCGCTTCGAGGTCAGCGACGGTCTTGCCTTCTGCACTTGCTGCGGGCAACTGGAATGTGGCGGAGACAATCGTTTCACCTAATTTTTGGAAGGCGCTTTGTCTGTAGCCGAAACCGCATTCGCTTGCGGCGTGCTCATGTAAGTTGCCGTCGGTGTCAATCGTCGTGACGGTGGTGCAGCAGGTTCCGATTTCTTGGCCGTAGGCACCTGCGTTCATGTAAATCGCGCCACCCAAGGTTCCCGGAATTCCGGCGAGCTTGTGGATGCCTGCAAAACCTTGCTTCATCGCGTTGCGTGCAAACCTGCCCAGCGGAGTGGCGGCACCGACATGGAATGCTCCGTTTCCTAAATCATTTATTTCTGAAAATTTACCCGCAAGCGTAATCACGATGCCATCAAAGCCTTTGTCTGCAACCAGCAGGTTCGTGCCGTTCCCTAAAATAAAGTAGGGAAGCGCTTTTTCGTGCGCTAAGGCGAAAGCTTCCTTTAAATCGTCGGCATTTTCCGCTTTTACGAAATAGCGTGCCGGCCCTCCGACCTTAAAGGAAGTGTGCTTGCACATAGGTTCGTTTTCAGAAAGAATCATAGCAGAAATATAGAATTCTTGCTATTATTTCTCCACCATGACCAACGAAGAACTGAAACAATTCAAGTCGGCTATTTCGATTACGGCCGTTGCGCAGAGCCTGGGAGTAGAAGTCTCTCATGGCAAATGCCGTTGTTTCTTTCCGCAGCGTCATTCGCATGGTGACCGTACGCCGTCGGTTTCGATTTCCGAAGAACGCGGAACTTTCCGTTGCTGGGTTTGCGACGATGTTCGCGGCGACGTGATTTCGTTGGTTCAACTGGTAAAGGATTGCGGCTTTACCGAAGCGCTGAACTGGCTCATGGAACAGTACCCGTTCCTGGTGCCAGCCTCCGCCCGTAAGGAAATGGCGAAAATCGCCGAACGTGCTGCCAATGCGGCGGCACGTCCGCGTACGACAAGTGCGCCTGCGGCTCGCGTGCCCGAAGTGGCCCTGCCGCCTGAACCTGAGGAACCGCCGCTGGTTTCTGACGATGACCGCAAAAAGATTATCCTTTCGTTCCTCAAACGCTTAAGCCCTGTCGACAATACGCCTGCGGGCAAGTGGCTCGCTCGCCGTCGCATCTACAAGCCCGTGTGGGACAAGATGCTTTTGCGCACCATTACCAATTACGAAGAGGTGAACAACAGCCTCAAGGCGGACTTTGGCGAAGAGGTGCTGAAGTACGTGGGTCTCTTTAACGACAAGGGCCATTTGCGTTACTACAAGCACCCGTTGATTTTCCCGTATCTGGACCCGCAGCGCAGAGCGTTCTATTTCCAGTCTCGCGCCATCGATAACACGGTGGTGCCCAAGGAACTTAACTTGCGCGGCACGGTACCGTACCCGTACAATATGGTGGCGCTGGACCAAAAACCGGGTTGGGTCTATTTGTGCGAAGGCGTGGTCGATACGCTCACGTTTTTAGGACAAAGGATCAATGCGGTCGGAATTCCCGGTGTCCGCAGCTTCAAAGTGGAGTGGTTGAATCTTTTTAGAAACAAAAACGTGGTTCTTTGTCTGGATCATGATGAAGCAGGCCGTTCAGGCATGGAATATATCGGCAACTTGTTCACACAAGCGGGCATTCATAATGTAATTTTAGGCGAAGGGATGGAAAACTTGCCCACGGCCATGAAAGAAGGTGAAGACATCAATGATTGGTTCGGAGGAAAGAAGTAATGGATAAAGTGAAGTTGTATTTTGGTAAGGTCAAGGACTTTTTTAAGTGGTTCGTGAACACGACGTTTGCTCGTGTTGCGGGTGTTATACTCAAGTGGCTTTACCGGATTATCAATTTCATTATCCGTCAGGCTTTGTTGATCCTGATTATCTATTCGGCCATTTTCTCGGCGGCAGCGTCTTACGCCTTGTACCGAGCCTTTATTTACGGCTACGATATTTACGACGGCGTGGCACAGCTTAAAGATACTCAGCCCGAAATGAGCAAGTATATGGAGGCTCTGCGCGATTCGAACCCGAATATCGAAATCAAGCACACCTACGTGCCGCTTGATTCCATTAGCCCGTACCTGCGCAAGGCGGTCATTGCAAGCGAAGATGCCGGTTTCTACTTCCATCCGGGATTTGACATTCGTGCCATTGCCGAAGCCTTGGATGCAAACCAGATGGCGGGGAAGACCAAGTTCGGAGGCTCTACGATTACGCAGCAGCTCGCGAAGAACCTGTTCTTGAGCGGGGAACGCTCCTTCAACCGCAAGTTCAAGGAACTTGCCTACGCGCTCCTGATGGAACATGAGCTCGGCAAGGACCGCATTCTGGAACTGTACCTGAATTACGCCCAGTGGGGCAAGGATATCTTTGGCTGTCAGGAAGCCTGCCGTACCTATTACAAGAAGAGCTGCGCCAAGCTGAGTGTCGATCAGGCTATCAACCTGGCTGCCATGCTCGCAAGCCCGGGCAAGCATCACCCGAACATGCGCGAAAGCCAGTTCATGGCCAAGCGTCGCGCCGTGATTTACCAGAACATGTTCCCCAAGAAGGACAGCGTGCTGGTGGATTCCTTGCGCCAGCTGATGGCTCCGATTCCCAAAGACAGTGCTGCCAAGGCAAAGGCATCGGAAAAATCTATAGAAAAGAGCCCGGCTAAAAACCCGGACAAAAAGCCCGAGAAGGCTCCGGAGAAAAATTCGTCGAAGACCTCTGAAAAGTCGGCGAAAGCTCCCGCGAAAGCCTCTACCAAAAAGAAATAAAAGTTTCTATATTTGACTTGTCTAAAATTTTCTTAAAGGACGCTAAAAATGGCTAAGAAAGAATCCAAGAAGAAGGTTGTCCTCGCTTATAGCGGTGGACTCGATACTTCCATCATCATCCCCTGGCTCAAGGAAAACTACGACTGCGAAGTGATCGCTTTCGCTGCCGACCTCGGTCAGAACGACTTCCCGGACGCTAAGGCCCTCGAAGACAAGGCTCTCAAGACTGGCGCTTCCAAGTGCTACGTTCTTGACCTCAAGAAGGAATTCCTCGAAGACTACGTTTGGCCGACCGTTCGCGCCGGTGCTAAGTACGAAGGAACCTACCTCCTGGGTACCTCTTTCGCCCGTCCGCTCATCGCCAAGTACCAGGTGAAGATTGCTGAAAAGGAAGGCGCCTACGCTGTTGCTCACGGTGCTACCGGTAAGGGTAACGACCAGGTCCGTTTTGAACTGACCTACGCCGCTCTCAACCCGAAGCTTGAAATCATTGCTCCGTGGAAGGACCCGAAGTGGACGTTCCACAGCCGTGAAGACGCTATCGACTACGCTGCCGCTCACAAGATTCCGCTCAACGGCATCAGCAAGAAGAAGATCTACTCCGAAGACGGTAACCTGTGGCACCTCTCTCACGAAGGTGGCGTTCTGGAATTCCCGGAACAGGAACACAAGTACGAATTCCTCAAGCACACCAACACGTATGAAAAGGCCCCGAACAAGGCTGATCACGTGACGATTACCTTCGATAAGGGTAATCCGGTTGCTATCGACGGCAAGAAGATGGGCGCTGTCGAACTCCTCGAATACCTGAACAAGATTGGTGGCAAGAACGCTTGCGGTCTCTTGGACATCGTCGAAAACCGCCTCGTCGGCCTGAAGAGCCGCGGCGTGTACGAAACTCCGGGTGGCACGCTCCTGTACAAGGCTCACGAATGCCTGCAGCAGCTCGTGCTCGACAAGGAAACTTTGTTCGAAGCCCAGAAGATGTCTATGACCTATGCCAACCTCGTGTACAATGGCCAGTGGTTCACTCCGCTCCGCCAGGCTATGGATGCCTTCTTCGCTGAAGTGAATAAGGTTGTTACCGGTGACGTGACCCTCAAGCTCTATAAGGGTAACATTATTCCGGCCGGCATCAAGAGCCCCTACAGCCTCTACGACATGGGCCTCGGTGGATTCACCGACGTTGACATGTACGACCAGAAGGACGCAACGGGCTTCATCCGCTGCTATGGCCTCCCGCTCAAGACGCGTGCTCTGTTGCTCGGCAACAAGACCAACGTCGACTTCGGCAAGCCGGTTGTTCTTCCGAAAAAGTAAAGAGACAGCTCGCACAAGCGTGCGTCTAAAAAATCCTCGGTTCAGTTTATCTGACCGAGGATTTTTTTTAACTTCAAACTTCCTACTGCCTACTAGAATTCAAACATATACCCAGCTCCCCATAGGAGCATCGGGGCGTCGTGCTCGACGAACTTTTGAGTGGGAACGCTAATTTGTGTGTAGAACCCGTACAGGTGAGACCACAGTTCTATAGAAACGTCACCGATTTCTTTGAAGTTGTGGGGGTATAGGGTAGGGCCGTTGGCCTTGTTGATTTCCTTGTGCATCCCGTTGGGGGCTCTGGCGTATTCGTAACCGCCGCCGAGGCCTGCGTCAAGGTGAAAGGGGTTGCCGTAAAAGAAGGTCCAGAGCAGGCTTCCTCGAACGCCGCACCAAAAGTCGTTGGTATTGTGTAGAAAACCCATTCCCTGTGCACGGAACATGACTTCTTTGTAGCCGACACCGGCGACGGCGACAATCGGGGTTTGGTTCCTGATTCCCAGGCCGGCGTTAAAACGCCAGTTGTCTGCATGGCTAAAAACGGCTAAAAAAAGAACGAATAGGAACGTGCAAAAAAAACGGGGGCGAAACATAGTTCAAATATAGACAAAACTTATCAATATACTCGCAAAAACCTGTTTTTATTCCTATATTGTTTTGCATAAAACTCGGCCCGCCGTAGCACGGACCACAAAAAAGGAATCAATATGAAGATGAAATCACTTATCAAGGCTTGCGCATTCGCTTGCGCTTTTGCCGCTCCTGCAATGGCTGAAGGTGGCATGTTCGAAGGGACTCTCCCGGAAAACTGGACCGCTGACGTGGTCGCTGCAGTTCGCTATAACTGGTACAACTTCAGCAACTGGCAGAAGGACGGTACCTCGAACTATACTTGGCTCGTGACCTACGATGCCGACGTTCAGGGTAAGTGGAAAGTCGCCAACTGGCGTAACCTCATCGACATTGACCTCGGTCAGACTTGGACCAAGGGCGTGGGCAAGCGTAAGTCCAACGACCGCCTCTTCTGGGAATCCATGCTTGACTTCAACATGACCGAAGTCCTCAAGCCCTACGTTGGTAACCGCTTTGAAACTCAGTTCATGGCTGGCTACGAATATAGCGAAGACGAAGATGGCAACGAAGTCAGAACCGCAATTTCTAGCTTCATGGATCCTGCATACGAAACGCAGGTTGCCGGTCTTGCTTACGTTCCGAACGAAAACTTCTCTCAGCGCCTCGGCTTTGCAAACCGTATGACCATTTCTAGGGGCTACGGCTATGCTGACAAGCATTATAAGGAAAAGGTCGAAGCTGGTCAGAGAGGTTCCATTAAGGAGTTCCGCGACGAACCCGGTCTCGAATCTATCACCGAAGCCAAGTATGCCTTCTCTGACATCGTGAGCTTCAAGACCCGTCTGTGGGCCTTCACCAACTTCGAAGGTACTGAACAGATTGATGGCCTTTGGGAAAACCTGCTCTCTGTGATGATTGCACCGCTCGTTGAACTCCAGGTTGGCTTCGACATGGCCTACGACTGGGATCTCGACGAAGATACGCAGTACAAGAGCATGGTGCTCTTCGGTCTGACCTGGCGCTGGTTCTAATCGCAGCGAAGCAGCTCTTTAAATCAACAGATAAAAAAATCCTCGGCTTAGCCGAGGATTTTTTTACTTCCTACTGTCTACTTCTCCAAATCCGCTTTCATCGCCCTAATGGCATTTCCGCGGTGGCTGATGCCTTTCTTTTCTGCAAGTTCCATCTGCGCGAAGGTGCGGTCGAATCCGTCAGGAACAAACAGCGGATCGTAT
Above is a window of Fibrobacter sp. UWT2 DNA encoding:
- a CDS encoding family 16 glycosylhydrolase, which gives rise to MKKRFVISSIVALSASFAFADPPANFSGWEKVFEDNFDGTSLDKSKWNPTYNWGPTHNHRAYCAEENVIVSDGTLKLKGEKKKHPDASGRTAKFNGKEIPVDYTSGAIDTKGKFEVKYGYIEGRFKAPSQKGTWPAFWTLQDGWPPEIDILEIPASRKQHHYYLHYTDPSWYNSHGSAWDHEASFGGHKDDDVDRSAGFHNYGVEWDEGTLSFYFDDKKFASYNRPTEIKQLAAQYIIVNLAIGGWAGDDIDITTDKPAYFEADWVRVWQAKPAKPDTVRIFSMNFGTCMVRTAEDKLALGDCNGDNAVATITPLSSTTYRINFGDLSIDTPNESTDAGITMGLYKWNAGGHQKVVMEKQSGYEGSVVRMKMQHSNMYLRATTDGERVVQSWSDDWEWNQMWRLLPDTATVDSGRTALGNFASVYGTSVHYADGQLFVELASAFKNGATVRVLDLQGREVMRKQTMHGVALNVGSLPAGLYHVAVSDGKCVDVKRFKK
- a CDS encoding class I SAM-dependent rRNA methyltransferase, encoding MKAITLKAGREKSALRYHPWIFSGAVDEVIGDPELGDTVEVYSYKSDFLGLAAYSPKSQIRGRFWTFGEKANIDREFFSDLLDRAIAARKSRGFDIDDKESAFRLINAENDGIPGCIIDKYADIYSVEILAAGAEVHRKDIYELLAEKTHCRGIYERCDSDVRKKEGLQLRTGCVYGEVPDEPVIINENGILFPIDVKNGHKTGYYLDQRDARRRIGEISKGKKVLNCFCYTGGFGLYALRGGCEKVYQVDVSKDALKLAKEGIMRNKLSTAHATHVEADVFQYLRKCRDKAETFDLIVLDPPKFVESKDNLQKGARGYKDINLLAMKLLAEGGMLATFSCSGLMEMDLFQKIIADAAADAHRRVQIIERFGQPADHPVNTAFPEGQYLKGLLVQVV
- a CDS encoding VanZ family protein; protein product: MAIIFKISSLTNEQLQDFPHIWDKLAHFCEYATLAGCYAMLWTRGEWSKRQWLRVLVVGVLALIYGCTDEYHQSFVEGRDSSVLDLVADLTGGLTGGIVYAVVTRILNRFDPVPEEKVDSRP
- the murB gene encoding UDP-N-acetylmuramate dehydrogenase; its protein translation is MILSENEPMCKHTSFKVGGPARYFVKAENADDLKEAFALAHEKALPYFILGNGTNLLVADKGFDGIVITLAGKFSEINDLGNGAFHVGAATPLGRFARNAMKQGFAGIHKLAGIPGTLGGAIYMNAGAYGQEIGTCCTTVTTIDTDGNLHEHAASECGFGYRQSAFQKLGETIVSATFQLPAASAEGKTVADLEAELAECMAKRKASQPLNMPNAGSTFKRLSAGAADTPTQIAPGYYIEQTGLKGYRMGGAEVSTVHANFIVNVGGATAADIMNLSKFVQARVAEKFGIQLHREIILLGEFE
- a CDS encoding CHC2 zinc finger domain-containing protein encodes the protein MTNEELKQFKSAISITAVAQSLGVEVSHGKCRCFFPQRHSHGDRTPSVSISEERGTFRCWVCDDVRGDVISLVQLVKDCGFTEALNWLMEQYPFLVPASARKEMAKIAERAANAAARPRTTSAPAARVPEVALPPEPEEPPLVSDDDRKKIILSFLKRLSPVDNTPAGKWLARRRIYKPVWDKMLLRTITNYEEVNNSLKADFGEEVLKYVGLFNDKGHLRYYKHPLIFPYLDPQRRAFYFQSRAIDNTVVPKELNLRGTVPYPYNMVALDQKPGWVYLCEGVVDTLTFLGQRINAVGIPGVRSFKVEWLNLFRNKNVVLCLDHDEAGRSGMEYIGNLFTQAGIHNVILGEGMENLPTAMKEGEDINDWFGGKK
- the mtgA gene encoding monofunctional biosynthetic peptidoglycan transglycosylase; this encodes MDKVKLYFGKVKDFFKWFVNTTFARVAGVILKWLYRIINFIIRQALLILIIYSAIFSAAASYALYRAFIYGYDIYDGVAQLKDTQPEMSKYMEALRDSNPNIEIKHTYVPLDSISPYLRKAVIASEDAGFYFHPGFDIRAIAEALDANQMAGKTKFGGSTITQQLAKNLFLSGERSFNRKFKELAYALLMEHELGKDRILELYLNYAQWGKDIFGCQEACRTYYKKSCAKLSVDQAINLAAMLASPGKHHPNMRESQFMAKRRAVIYQNMFPKKDSVLVDSLRQLMAPIPKDSAAKAKASEKSIEKSPAKNPDKKPEKAPEKNSSKTSEKSAKAPAKASTKKK
- a CDS encoding argininosuccinate synthase, coding for MAKKESKKKVVLAYSGGLDTSIIIPWLKENYDCEVIAFAADLGQNDFPDAKALEDKALKTGASKCYVLDLKKEFLEDYVWPTVRAGAKYEGTYLLGTSFARPLIAKYQVKIAEKEGAYAVAHGATGKGNDQVRFELTYAALNPKLEIIAPWKDPKWTFHSREDAIDYAAAHKIPLNGISKKKIYSEDGNLWHLSHEGGVLEFPEQEHKYEFLKHTNTYEKAPNKADHVTITFDKGNPVAIDGKKMGAVELLEYLNKIGGKNACGLLDIVENRLVGLKSRGVYETPGGTLLYKAHECLQQLVLDKETLFEAQKMSMTYANLVYNGQWFTPLRQAMDAFFAEVNKVVTGDVTLKLYKGNIIPAGIKSPYSLYDMGLGGFTDVDMYDQKDATGFIRCYGLPLKTRALLLGNKTNVDFGKPVVLPKK
- a CDS encoding DUF3078 domain-containing protein, translating into MKMKSLIKACAFACAFAAPAMAEGGMFEGTLPENWTADVVAAVRYNWYNFSNWQKDGTSNYTWLVTYDADVQGKWKVANWRNLIDIDLGQTWTKGVGKRKSNDRLFWESMLDFNMTEVLKPYVGNRFETQFMAGYEYSEDEDGNEVRTAISSFMDPAYETQVAGLAYVPNENFSQRLGFANRMTISRGYGYADKHYKEKVEAGQRGSIKEFRDEPGLESITEAKYAFSDIVSFKTRLWAFTNFEGTEQIDGLWENLLSVMIAPLVELQVGFDMAYDWDLDEDTQYKSMVLFGLTWRWF